In one Paramisgurnus dabryanus chromosome 21, PD_genome_1.1, whole genome shotgun sequence genomic region, the following are encoded:
- the casz1 gene encoding zinc finger protein castor homolog 1 isoform X2 — MAAKRKGGLKLNAICAKLSRQVVYDSSSQNAEGDSDIVDNSERGSLHYDEGDRPENDFPEALTLGQSLEEDQKRREAIEKWVNGEYADDPHSFDGIEHRGLKPNNGDDGPPEGVYMVQPQGCSDDEDNTEEAETMPGSHEGSYHEDRDSEGSPQKDDSYQPPSDAPPRQAPFASPGEASVLRDYAANTMNEFLHMFGYDDQQGRDELAKKISFEKLKAATSDGSSLSNEEATRRARFSKYEEYIRKLKAGETLPWPVHTKPEELNSKIAQEKSTNLIQPPLPGTEAQIFPPGMDHKQSSLNTPPANPSHIQNLASRASKYDYFIQKLKMGESLRQQNGNSYKRPSKYDLENVKFLHLFKPGEGNPDMGGAIAFKTGKVGRPSKYDVRNFQKMPGKVDPPIMPGILPTTAATPGTPVINTAAPAGVVSAPGLPVDQAGHLGINTDYLKSSFSKTDSITTGTVSSAKNGLPPEKPVTEDVNVYQKYIARFSGSQHCGHVHCAYQYREHYHCMDPECNYQRFTSKQDVIRHYNMHKKRDNSLQHGFMRFSPLDDCSVYYHGCHLNGKSTHYHCMQVGCNKVYTSTSDVMTHENFHKKNAQLINDGFQRFRATEDCGTVACQFYGQKTTHFHCRRPGCTFTFKNKCDIEKHKSYHIKDDAYAKDGFKKFYKYEECKYEGCVYSKATNHFHCIRQGCGFTFTSTSQMTSHKRKHERRHIRSSGVLGLGSSFLLPKDEQEESSNDDLMDFSAISSKNSSLSASPTTQQSSTVPHLLTTPTTTMSSSHSVKPTASLPPASRISTLLSQALPSNVPMALALSNSTLPGASNPFFSLIPRMSMPLAPSAAGMISAATSVAHSMPNDCLPQTSAPTGDPAPATVASTPTSFAASSIMEKISASKGLISPMMARLAAAALKPSGNLDAGIGQSAQQPARFNPVEVKQEPVDGTSGASQESFQEHSLDLSKKDNSTESNGHPAPGNTSLLSSLMNKMAHVGPGFFNSLDLKSELEGAQDCTDAAQYLRVMKRSSPEKPAELWRTYLRRYDTDDYCEAHCDFLHKIHFHCVVEDCGALFSTVDGAIKHANFHLRANLKVKSDGSFSESKESNDGAPNQMAAPISMAKTPPMDSPSMAVSGGYSSSPSLQAWKQLAGSIPQLPASMPSIPATSPLATTSLENAKPQVKPGFLQFQDNDPCLATDCKYSNKFHFHCLFGNCKYVCKTSGKAESHCLDHINPNNNLVNVRDQFSYYSLQCLCPNQHCEFRMRGHYHCLRPGCYFVTNITTKLPWHVKKHEKAERRAANGFKYFTKREECGRPGCKYNQVNSHFHCIREGCQFSFLLKHQMTSHARKHMRRMLGKNFDRVPSQVVSHAHRSEEMQHLANLASSGVVGSHPGLTSNYSNMMEDNEDYMDYTGGGSPLGLSSESSNQDRSCTSTPVGNDSSPAGPGCQVPAPATTTSADSPPSQSAPLPPPPPPSHQPAFQGQPPSLSSALLRPPLPSLPYLISPSCLSYSLLSASLGASRSVVMPTNTPAFSPVIPTSSSVKNDVPIVQDAAGNTISIPTATGSKKRFWIIEDMSPFGKRRKTASSRKMLDEGMMLEGFRRYDLYEDCKDPACQFSLKVTHYHCTRENCGYKFCGRTHMYKHAQHHDRVDNLVLDDFKRFKSSLCCNFPDCQFSGNSTHFHCLRCGFRCTDSTKVTAHRKHHGKQDVISAAGFCQFSSSVDCEVADCKYKLKCSHFHCTYPECKHTVVGMSQMDSHKRKHEKQERGELPSVSPNRDGNHHHAGLAMPPVSMNLPPTSPGTHNNMAMYLPSTGSTGEYDRLGSAVNLDGSLNLGTDTNGSLFFLKNAAGLGLSDSMDLSKKMHQETLSLAAGSGPAASMGLTNPQDDTTGTSGDLEDDLSADEEPTVEDDDDDDDEEDEDMNTDSYDDSMPEVDKDNGERFDASMNHAETSQLDQDEPETEP, encoded by the exons atggccgccaaaaggAAAGGTGGCCTAAAGTTGAACGCTATCTGTGCCAAGCTTAGCCGGCAGGTGGTGTACGACAGCAGTTCCCAGAATGCCGAGGGAGACTCGGACATAGTGGACAACAGCGAGCGGGGCAGCCTGCACTACGATGAGGGCGACAGGCCTGAAAATGACTTCCCAGAGGCTCTGACTCTGGGCCAGAGCTTGGAGGAGGACCAGAAACGGCGCGAGGCCATCGAGAAGTGGGTGAACGGCGAGTACGCTGACGATCCGCACTCCTTTGACGGGATCGAACACAGGGGACTCAAACCCAACAATGGAGACGATGGTCCACCTGAAGGTGTATACATGGTGCAGCCCCAAGGCTGCAGTGATGATGAGGACAATACAGAAGAGGCAGAGACTATGCCCGGCTCCCACGAAGGCAGTTACCACGAGGACAGGGACTCAGAGGGCAGCCCGCAAAAAGACGACAGCTACCAGCCCCCCAGTGATGCCCCACCTCGGCAAGCCCCCTTTGCCTCACCAG GGGAGGCATCTGTCCTGCGGGACTACGCCGCCAACACCATGAACGAGTTCTTACACATGTTCGGCTATGATGACCAGCAAGGGCGAGATGAACTGGCCAAGAAGATCAGCTTTGAAAAGCTAAAAGCAGCTACCTCAGACGGCTCCTCCTTGAGCAACGAGGAGGCCACGCGTCGAGCTCGCTTCTCCAAGTACGAGGAGTACATCCGTAAGCTGAAGGCCGGAGAGACCTTGCCCTGGCCCGTGCACACCAAACCCGAAGAGCTAAACTCCAAAATAGCACAGGAGAAGAGCACCAACCTCATCCAGCCACCCCTCCCAGGGACAGAGGCTCAGATTTTTCCACCCGGAATGGACCACAAGCAAAGCTCACTTAACACGCCCCCAGCCAACCCATCACACATCCAGAACCTGGCATCCCGGGCTTCCAAGTACGATTATTTCATCCAGAAGCTGAAGATGGGGGAGAGTCTCCGACAACAGAATGGCAACTCCTATAAGCGGCCCTCTAAGTACGACCTGGAGAATGTCAAGTTCCTGCACCTCTTTAAACCAGGAGAGGGCAACCCTGACATGGGCGGGGCCATCGCCTTTAAAACTGGCAAGGTTGGCAGGCCGTCCAAATACGATGTACGAAACTTCCAGAAGATGCCTGGGAAGGTCGATCCTCCAATTATGCCAGGCATACTCCCGACTACAGCAGCGACTCCAGGCACGCCGGTCATCAACACAGCCGCCCCCGCCGGGGTCGTGAGTGCTCCCGGGTTGCCAGTAGACCAGGCGGGACACCTGGGTATTAACACTGATTACTTGAAGTCCAGCTTCTCCAAAACCGACTCGATCACTACTGGAACCGTctcctcagccaa GAACGGCCTTCCTCCGGAGAAACCTGTGACTGAGGACGTCAACGTGTACCAGAAATATATCGCCAG GTTCTCTGGGAGCCAGCACTGTGGCCATGTGCACTGTGCTTACCAATACAGGGAGCATTATCATTGCATGGACCCTGAATGTAACTATCAG AGATTCACCAGTAAGCAGGATGTGATAAGGCATTACAACATGCATAAGAAGCGGGACAACTCCTTGCAGCACGGATTCATGCGCTTCAGCCCTTTGGATGACTGCAGCGTCTACTACCACGGTTGCCATCTAAACGGCAAGAGCACCCACTACCACTGCATGCAG GTGGGCTGCAACAAGGTGTACACGAGCACCTCTGATGTCATGACTCATGAGAACTTCCATAAGAAAAACGCACAGCTGATCAACGATGGCTTCCAGAGGTTCCGGGCCACCGAGGATTGTGGGACAGTTGCCTGCCAGTTTTACGGGCAGAAGACGACCCACTTCCACTGCAG GCGCCCCGGCTGTACCTTCACCTTCAAGAACAAGTGTGACATTGAGAAGCACAAGAGCTATCACATCAAAGACGATGCTTACGCCAAGGACGGCTTTAAGAAGTTTTACAAATACGAGGAATGCAAGTACGAAGGCTGCGTCTACAGCAAAGCCACCAACCATTTCCACTGCATACGCCAAGGCTGCGGCTTCACCTTTACCTCTACCAGCCAGATGACCTCGCACAAACGCAAACACGAGCGGCGCCACATTCGCTCCTCCGGCGTGTTGGGCCTCGGCTCCTCCTTCTTGTTGCCTAAAGACGAGCAGGAAGAGTCCAGCAATGATGACCTCATGGACTTCTCCGCCATCAGCAGCAAGAACTCCAGCCTAAGTGCTTCTCCAACCACCCAGCAGTCCTCCACAGTACCACACCTGCTGACCACACCAACCACAACGATGTCCTCCAGCCACAGCGTCAAGCCCACCGCCTCGCTGCCTCCGGCCAGCCGCATATCCACCCTGCTATCCCAGGCTCTGCCCAGCAATGTTCCCATGGCCTTGGCTCTTTCCAACAGCACGCTGCCGGGAGCTTCCAACCCTTTCTTTTCCCTCATTCCCAGAATGTCCATGCCTCTCGCACCCTCCGCCGCTGGTATGATCTCGGCTGCCACCTCTGTAGCTCACTCAATGCCCAATGATTGTCTACCCCAAACTTCCGCTCCGACCGGGGACCCTGCTCCAGCCACCGTAGCTTCCACTCCGACTTCTTTTGCTGCATCATCCATCATGGAGAAGATCTCGGCCAGCAAGGGTCTGATTTCGCCTATGATGGCCCGATTGGCCGCTGCTGCCCTGAAGCCCTCCGGAAACCTGGATGCAG GGATCGGGCAGTCAGCTCAACAGCCGGCCCGGTTTAATCCGGTCGAAGTCAAGCAGGAGCCCGTGGACGGCACCTCTGGGGCTTCCCAAGAGTCCTTCCAAGAGCACAGCCTGGACTTGAGCAAGAAAGACAACAG CACTGAATCAAACGGACACCCAGCACCGGGAAATACATCTCTTTTATCCTCACTTATGAATAAG ATGGCACATGTCGGTCCAGGCTTCTTCAACTCTTTGGATCTGAAGTCTGAGCTGGAGGGAGCTCAAGATTGTACAGACGCAGCTCAGTATCTCAGGGTGATGAAGAGATCAAGCCCAGAGAAACCTGCTGAACTCTGGAGGACCTATCTGCGCAG GTATGACACTGATGATTACTGCGAAGCTCATTGTGACTTCTTGCACAAGATACATTTTCATTGCGTGGTGGAGGATTGCGGGGCTCTTTTCAGCACGGTGGACGGCGCCATCAAACACGCCAA CTTCCACTTGAGGGCCAACCTGAAGGTTAAATCGGACGGCTCTTTCAGCGAGAGCAAGGAATCCAATGACGGTGCCCCTAATCAAATGGCTGCCCCCATTTCCATGGCCAAGACCCCTCCGATGGATTCCCCCAGCATGGCTGTGTCGGGAGGATACAGCTCTTCTCCCTCTCTTCAAGCTTGGAAGCAGCTGGCTGGATCTATCCCCCAGCTTCCCGCATCCATGCCCAGTATCCCGGCCACTTCCCCTCTGGCCACCACTTCCCTGGAGAACGCCAAGCCCCAGGTCAAGCCCGGCTTCCTGCAGTTCCAGGACAA TGATCCTTGTCTGGCCACTGACTGCAAATACTCCAACAAGTTCCACTTTCACTGTCTGTTTGGCAACTGCAAATATGTGTGTAAAACATCCGGCAAAGCTGAATCGCACTGTCTGGACCACATTAACCCCAACAACAACCTGGTTAATGTGCGAGACCAGTTCTCCTACTATTCTCTACAGTGTCTCTGTCCAAACCAG CACTGTGAGTTTCGCATGAGGGGTCACTATCATTGCCTGAGACCTGGCTGCTACTTCGTCACCAACATCACCACCAAACTGCCCTGGCACGTCAAGAAGCACGAGAAAGCTGAGAGACGTGCCGCCAACGGGTTCAAATACTTCACCAAGCGAGAAGAATGTGGAAGACCTG GCTGCAAATACAACCAAGTTAACAGCCACTTCCATTGTATCCGTGAAGGCTGTCAGTTCTCCTTCCTGCTTAAGCACCAGATGACCTCCCATGCCCGCAAACACATGAGGCGGATGCTGGGGAAAAACTTCGATCGAGTTCCTTCTCAG GTGGTCTCTCATGCCCACCGTTCTGAAGAAATGCAGCACCTGGCCAATCTAGCATCATCAGGTGTGGTGGGCAGCCATCCTGGTCTGACATCAAACTACTCCAACATGATGGAGGACAATGAAGATTACATGGACTACACTGGTGGTGGAAGTCCGCTCGGCCTCTCCTCAGAGTCCTCCAACCAAGACCGCAGTTGCACCAGCACCCCTGTGGGCAATGATAGCTCTCCAGCAG GACCAGGCTGTCAGGTCCCTGCCCCTGCCACCACTACCTCTGCTGATTCTCCTCCTTCTCAATCTGCACCTCTTCCTCCACCACCACCACCTTCTCATCAGCCCGCGTTCCAGGGTCAACCTCCATCTCTCTCCTCGGCTCTTCTCCGGCCGCCACTCCCCTCGCTCCCATACCTTATCTCCCCATCCTGTCTGTCATACTCTCTGCTCAGCGCCTCTCTTGGAGCCAGTAGGAGTGTTGTCATGCCAACCAACACACCAGCTTTCAGCCCCGTCATTCCTACTTCGTCTTCGGTTAAAAATGACGTCCCTATAGTTCAGGACGCTGCAG GTAACACCATCTCTATTCCCACGGCAACTGGATCCAAGAAACGCTTTTGGATCATCGAGGACATGTCACCCTTCGGCAAGCGACGTAAGACGGCCTCATCTCGCAAGATGCTCGACGAAGGCATGATGCTGGAGGGCTTCCGCCGCTATGATCTCTACGAGGACTGCAAGGACCCGGCTTGCCAATTCTCTCTGAAAGTCACCCACTACCACTGCACACGGGAGAACTGCGGCTACAAGTTCTGCGGCCGCACCCACATGTACAAACATGCCCAGCACCATGACCGCGTGGACAACCTGGTTCTGGATGACTTCAAGCGCTTCAAATCTTCATTGTGCTGCAACTTCCCCGACTGCCAGTTCTCCGGCAACAGCACCCATTTCCACTGTCTGCGCTGCGGCTTCCGCTGCACGGACAGCACCAAGGTTACAGCGCACCGAAAACACCACGGCAAGCAGGACGTGATCAGCGCGGCAGGATTCTGTCAGTTCAGCTCCAGCGTAGACTGCGAAGTAGCCGACTGCAAGTACAAGCTCAAGTGTTCGCATTTTCACTGTACCTACCCAGAGTGCAAGCACACAGTGGTGGGGATGTCCCAGATGGATTCCCACAAGCGCAAGCATGAGAAGCAGGAGCGGGGAGAACTACCTTCTGTGTCCCCCAACCGAGATGGCAACCACCACCACGCAGGGCTGGCCATGCCCCCAGTGTCCATGAACCTGCCCCCAACCTCACCCGGCACCCACAACAATATGGCCATGTATCTTCCTTCAACCGGGAGCACCGGTGAGTACGACCGCCTGGGATCCGCAGTAAACCTTGACGGCTCTCTGAATCTCGGAACGGACACCAACGGCTCCCTGTTCTTCCTGAAAAACGCTGCTGGATTGGGCCTCAGTGACTCTATGGACCTGAGCAAGAAGATGCATCAGGAGACACTGTCCCTGGCTGCCGGTTCTGGCCCCGCTGCCTCAATGGGCCTTACCAATCCTCAGGACGACACTACCGGCACGTCCGGAGATCTAGAAGATGACCTCTCGGCCGACGAGGAGCCGACAGTCGAGGATGACGATGACGACGATGATGAAGAAGATGAGGACATGAACACAGACTCGTATGACGATTCCATGCCAGAAGTGGACAAAGACAACGGTGAGAGATTTGATGCTTCCATGAACCACGCCGAGACTTCCCAACTGGATCAGGATGAGCCGGAGACTGAGCCCTAA